The following are encoded together in the Acaryochloris thomasi RCC1774 genome:
- a CDS encoding chemotaxis protein CheW translates to MSAVAERPSTALEQRLVLAQVGAFTLAIPALWVSEIARFEPSQMLELPFYPSPLMGLMHQGGQVVPLVSAAQLLQQERQMRQERPTVICLGEAAESLNQVGIVVDKILGSTTHSEVPATLFEPIDVSALGSEQMVLLSQEWFSSDVWKPQQWAI, encoded by the coding sequence ATGTCTGCCGTTGCAGAACGTCCTTCAACAGCGTTGGAACAGCGTTTGGTCTTAGCCCAAGTTGGAGCTTTTACCCTGGCAATTCCCGCATTATGGGTGTCTGAGATTGCTCGCTTTGAGCCATCTCAGATGCTGGAACTTCCCTTTTACCCGTCCCCGCTCATGGGCCTCATGCACCAAGGCGGACAAGTTGTACCTCTTGTGTCGGCGGCTCAACTGCTGCAGCAAGAGCGGCAAATGCGTCAAGAGCGACCCACCGTTATTTGCCTAGGAGAAGCGGCTGAGTCACTGAATCAAGTCGGAATTGTTGTGGATAAGATTCTGGGCAGTACAACCCACTCTGAAGTACCGGCGACGCTCTTCGAGCCGATTGATGTCTCAGCGTTGGGCTCTGAACAGATGGTTCTTCTGAGCCAGGAATGGTTCTCTTCAGATGTCTGGAAGCCCCAGCAGTGGGCGATTTAA
- a CDS encoding methyl-accepting chemotaxis protein has protein sequence MNTLESQDNLQLTTVEPTTPVGKLRQYVRSHLLGTMGVTVAGSVVLTFVSVGNMVRTYQGFQSTVNKQFELQKQADKITYADEVLTMSSRMAASTGDLKWEERYNNFVPLLDDAIANTLDNVTDEIRAEASKTDAANQALIEMETQAFELVRAGRASEALQLLLGPEYGEQKTIYAEGNARVLADVEAFIDAQLESYRQGFRASIGFSVGTLSLLMIAWVLVLSAVRDYIRDRIRAQSALKQSQSELSAINNELRQEAEARRQQEEKIRAESEQLQEDIGELLDVVCDIEEGDLTVQAKVNDRATGLVSDTLNRLVESLGSILQQVDANTQEVSLSGQRHKRIAAVVAESTEQQTQAVNKALELTTIVQKAANSAADQLDTTKQSLLTLQGTVVNGQATMQHLTADIDVLRQGSDRIVQQMKTLGEFVGQTDQFVLDQSEIAAETQVLALNASLVAARAAEQRDPQQFARVARDFELIANQVSQLAQQTNDGLNTLEQRSAQIHQVVSDVDANVQSLGGLVEDFNRGVQQTDIVFQDVQQVTGQAVEAGDVVAQTSQTIVGSAEITAQRMQAIADFSAQIAQQSQHAREVSDTMNTLSTDLLEKVQVFKLPAQAETPASETPASEAAATELPIAVEV, from the coding sequence ATGAATACCCTAGAGTCTCAAGATAACCTCCAGCTTACAACTGTTGAGCCGACCACGCCTGTGGGAAAGCTGCGGCAATATGTGCGCTCCCATCTGCTCGGAACGATGGGAGTCACTGTGGCCGGTAGTGTTGTCCTCACCTTTGTCTCCGTTGGGAATATGGTCCGCACCTATCAAGGATTCCAGTCGACGGTTAATAAGCAGTTTGAACTCCAGAAGCAAGCAGATAAAATCACCTATGCTGACGAAGTTCTAACGATGTCGTCTCGGATGGCGGCCAGTACCGGCGATCTGAAGTGGGAAGAGCGCTATAACAATTTTGTGCCGCTGCTAGATGATGCGATCGCAAACACCCTAGATAATGTCACCGACGAGATTCGGGCTGAGGCCAGCAAAACCGACGCTGCCAACCAAGCCCTGATTGAAATGGAAACTCAGGCCTTTGAACTCGTTCGGGCTGGTCGAGCATCTGAAGCTCTTCAGCTTTTGCTGGGACCGGAATACGGTGAGCAGAAAACAATCTATGCCGAAGGGAATGCGCGTGTCCTAGCTGACGTAGAGGCTTTTATTGATGCACAGCTAGAGAGCTATCGCCAGGGCTTCCGGGCCTCCATCGGTTTTTCTGTCGGTACGCTGTCACTGTTAATGATTGCCTGGGTGCTGGTGTTATCTGCCGTTCGAGACTACATTCGAGATCGTATCAGAGCCCAGTCCGCGCTCAAGCAGTCACAGTCTGAACTCTCCGCCATTAACAACGAACTCCGTCAAGAAGCAGAGGCTCGCCGCCAGCAGGAAGAAAAAATCAGAGCTGAAAGTGAGCAACTGCAAGAGGATATCGGTGAACTGCTAGATGTGGTGTGTGACATCGAAGAAGGCGATCTAACCGTTCAAGCCAAAGTGAACGACCGAGCCACCGGGTTGGTTAGCGACACGCTCAATCGTCTGGTTGAATCGCTAGGCAGTATTCTGCAGCAGGTAGATGCTAACACTCAAGAGGTCTCGCTCAGTGGTCAGCGCCATAAGCGGATTGCGGCAGTGGTTGCTGAAAGCACCGAGCAACAGACTCAGGCTGTTAATAAAGCCCTTGAACTGACCACGATCGTACAGAAAGCCGCTAACAGCGCTGCAGATCAGCTCGATACGACGAAGCAATCTCTATTGACGCTCCAGGGAACGGTCGTCAACGGCCAAGCCACAATGCAGCACTTGACCGCAGACATTGATGTTCTTCGGCAGGGAAGCGATCGCATCGTCCAGCAGATGAAGACTTTGGGTGAATTTGTCGGTCAAACCGATCAGTTTGTGCTTGACCAGAGTGAAATTGCCGCAGAAACGCAGGTTCTGGCCCTCAATGCTTCCTTGGTGGCGGCCCGAGCGGCTGAACAGCGTGATCCGCAGCAGTTTGCCCGCGTTGCCCGAGATTTTGAATTAATCGCCAACCAGGTCAGTCAGCTGGCCCAGCAGACGAACGACGGACTGAATACCCTAGAGCAGCGTAGCGCTCAAATTCACCAGGTGGTCTCTGACGTCGATGCCAACGTTCAAAGTCTAGGTGGGCTTGTGGAAGATTTCAATCGAGGCGTACAGCAAACCGACATTGTCTTCCAGGATGTTCAACAGGTTACTGGACAGGCTGTAGAAGCAGGTGATGTGGTAGCTCAGACGAGCCAAACAATTGTGGGATCCGCTGAAATTACGGCCCAAAGGATGCAGGCCATTGCCGATTTCTCGGCGCAAATCGCCCAGCAGTCCCAGCATGCTCGAGAGGTGTCAGACACTATGAACACCTTATCGACCGATCTTCTAGAAAAAGTCCAGGTCTTCAAGTTACCTGCCCAGGCCGAGACTCCAGCTTCTGAGACTCCAGCTTCTGAGGCTGCCGCAACTGAGCTGCCTATCGCTGTCGAAGTCTAA
- a CDS encoding lipid-binding SYLF domain-containing protein codes for MTIRRVLMALPVASLLLMGLMAPGLTQSDGVAESEKLDKKLEQAEGEVEEAIQVFEKIMSDPDKRIPAELLAESEGIAIIPDVYQAGFIFGGRRGTGVMMVRYPDGTWSNPTFVSLTGGSFGLQIGAKSSDIVLVFPSRETVNEVLSRDYRLGGSISGTAGPASTKGGSAERYSKDKVYTYSRSQGLFGGLTLNGSKLGLKKDRVQYFYGDDAITTRKIFTDPFIPAPVVVNSLRDVLEQSELGTFRRF; via the coding sequence ATGACGATTCGACGAGTGCTGATGGCTCTGCCGGTGGCGAGCCTATTGTTAATGGGACTGATGGCCCCAGGGCTAACACAGTCAGACGGTGTTGCAGAGTCCGAGAAGTTGGATAAAAAGCTGGAGCAGGCCGAAGGTGAGGTTGAAGAGGCCATTCAGGTCTTTGAAAAAATCATGAGTGATCCCGATAAGCGGATCCCTGCGGAGCTGCTAGCAGAGAGTGAGGGCATTGCCATCATTCCTGATGTCTATCAGGCGGGCTTTATCTTTGGGGGTCGCCGGGGAACCGGGGTGATGATGGTGCGTTATCCCGATGGCACCTGGAGCAACCCGACGTTTGTGAGTTTGACGGGTGGAAGCTTTGGCCTTCAAATTGGTGCTAAGTCTAGCGATATTGTCTTGGTTTTCCCGAGCCGAGAAACGGTGAATGAAGTGCTTTCCCGCGACTATCGGCTGGGGGGTAGCATCTCGGGGACGGCGGGACCTGCTTCTACGAAGGGGGGCTCTGCTGAGCGCTATAGCAAGGACAAAGTCTATACTTACTCTCGTAGTCAGGGGCTGTTTGGTGGGCTGACGCTCAACGGTTCTAAGTTAGGGCTTAAAAAAGATCGGGTGCAATATTTCTACGGAGATGATGCAATCACGACCCGTAAGATTTTCACCGATCCGTTTATCCCAGCTCCGGTGGTGGTGAATTCTCTCCGCGATGTGCTGGAGCAGTCAGAGTTAGGGACGTTCCGTCGCTTCTAA
- a CDS encoding response regulator, whose product MIQQAPTQQETFAFGPQELSQKLLRLPHTETSGYWKISFDRLAHKNHHWYIGLSANQEVCYTGTQPFSCQTLLKIIKRYLPQSRREPTRSFLAGLHKTSKEQSLSTVDTIEELIQMNILDLKQLADILRSKILADFELYLSIGAGGAVFVPDESLSTQIPVPGLPIETLLKQTQQRQVQWQRVKQIVPSMNVIPILDTERLEQSELPESQRQWLKGVVRSGKTLNDISVLVAKDVLEIATAFAKFMQAGVIRLDSATQSEPGTVMIIDDSPMVLMQFQRLVTALGHPVVVNQEVEKSIPMISQVKPAIIFIDINMPGISGFELVKQIRQTPEIASIPLVILTGEQKLSNKWRAQWSGCDFLTKPLSMNEINQFQVALQEKLETVMSTASV is encoded by the coding sequence ATGATTCAACAAGCACCCACCCAGCAAGAGACCTTTGCCTTCGGTCCTCAAGAGCTTTCCCAAAAGCTCCTGCGGCTGCCCCATACTGAAACATCTGGCTATTGGAAAATTAGCTTTGACCGATTGGCCCATAAAAATCATCACTGGTATATTGGCCTATCTGCCAATCAAGAGGTCTGTTATACAGGGACACAGCCTTTCTCCTGTCAGACGCTGCTCAAGATAATCAAGCGCTATTTACCGCAGTCTCGTCGGGAGCCGACGCGGTCTTTTCTTGCGGGGCTGCACAAGACGAGCAAAGAACAATCATTATCGACTGTAGACACGATTGAAGAGCTGATTCAGATGAATATTCTGGATCTCAAGCAGCTAGCAGACATCCTGCGCTCGAAAATTCTCGCTGATTTTGAGCTGTATCTCTCGATTGGGGCTGGAGGGGCTGTCTTTGTCCCTGACGAGTCTCTATCGACACAGATTCCCGTCCCTGGCTTGCCGATAGAGACGCTTCTCAAACAGACTCAGCAGCGGCAGGTTCAGTGGCAGCGCGTCAAGCAGATTGTGCCGTCTATGAACGTGATTCCGATTTTAGATACAGAGCGCCTAGAGCAGTCTGAGCTACCTGAATCCCAGCGTCAGTGGCTAAAAGGCGTTGTTCGTTCGGGCAAAACCCTCAACGACATTAGCGTACTGGTTGCCAAAGATGTCTTAGAAATTGCCACCGCATTCGCAAAATTTATGCAGGCGGGCGTGATTCGACTGGACTCTGCAACGCAGTCTGAGCCTGGGACGGTGATGATTATTGATGATTCACCGATGGTGCTCATGCAGTTTCAGCGCTTGGTTACGGCGTTGGGGCATCCTGTTGTTGTGAATCAAGAAGTTGAGAAATCAATTCCCATGATTTCTCAGGTTAAGCCTGCCATTATCTTCATCGATATCAATATGCCCGGCATTTCTGGTTTTGAGCTGGTCAAGCAAATTCGGCAGACCCCTGAGATTGCTTCGATTCCACTGGTTATTTTGACGGGCGAGCAAAAGCTGTCCAACAAGTGGCGTGCCCAGTGGAGTGGCTGTGACTTTCTAACGAAGCCACTGTCAATGAACGAAATCAATCAGTTTCAGGTTGCTCTACAGGAAAAACTTGAAACGGTGATGTCGACTGCGTCTGTTTAA
- a CDS encoding response regulator — protein sequence MRFLIIDDSSVDRHFLAKLLETIGHDVDQCDTPKEALSLVESGEYDLVFLDVVMPEQDGYKFLRELRMNPTTANQYVVFCSSKKTPLEINYGLKRAGANDYLTKPVSRETVEQVLERVAA from the coding sequence ATGCGATTTCTAATCATTGACGATAGCTCTGTTGATCGTCATTTCTTAGCCAAGCTGTTAGAAACAATTGGTCATGATGTTGATCAATGTGATACCCCCAAAGAAGCATTGAGCTTAGTCGAATCGGGTGAGTATGACTTAGTCTTTTTAGACGTTGTGATGCCGGAGCAGGATGGCTACAAGTTTTTGCGAGAGCTTCGGATGAATCCGACAACGGCAAATCAGTATGTTGTCTTCTGCTCTAGCAAGAAAACGCCCCTAGAAATCAACTACGGTCTCAAGCGAGCCGGAGCCAATGACTACTTAACGAAGCCGGTCTCCCGCGAAACGGTTGAGCAGGTACTAGAGCGCGTTGCCGCTTAA
- a CDS encoding methyl-accepting chemotaxis protein encodes MTAEQIAVTQTSGSKASLLRRLQSGLQARLVPTITVSVLFSLALTGTSAWNIWRIYQGLQSTITKQFKLQERSGQVIHLDEVLTMSARMAASTGDLQWEERYNINVPPLDEAIGAVLSELPEAEQTNPAKTNAANQRLIEMETQAFELVRQGQSETALDLLLSRKYRMQKFIYSQGINGTLQTVQQKVANQLGAYQQRLAWSVTYAVSSLLLLALTWYIVLMAVRGYIQERRQSQIDLEASQTNLLSLNSTLEGEVKQRAAQEQAIREESELLQMDVGHILDVVSALEDGDLTVEAEVNERATGLVSDTLNRLIESLSRVVSSVVTTAEQVTESAEQLEGIAVETAEQAQFQTASVQDVQLLMEAVNTLTSDSLEQALATGQAVEKAKTAVFTGQQGMDAMVGGIETLQVGTEQIVKRTQLLGEFVDLATQFSKDQKRVASLTRVLSLNASTVASRALKEEDPEQFASLANEFDVIARQVNDLATETNNGLVLLQQRTNQIQTVSSGLNYDVSEISELVQAFTQEVGQARQAFSNIQQVTDQVEQVGQQVSLSSQGMVKVTQNTLAATQKIAEIAQETDAKAAITRVQVEAMGNVARTLLEVVSFFQVQAEESPESVAVASSEESAAAPMTEEPISESQQLVSA; translated from the coding sequence ATGACCGCTGAACAAATTGCTGTGACGCAAACATCAGGATCCAAAGCTTCGCTTCTCCGACGTCTACAGTCAGGGCTACAGGCTCGCCTCGTCCCTACTATTACGGTCTCGGTACTGTTTAGCTTGGCGTTGACCGGCACCTCTGCCTGGAATATCTGGCGTATTTATCAGGGCCTACAGAGCACGATTACGAAGCAATTTAAACTGCAGGAGCGTAGTGGTCAAGTCATTCACCTTGATGAAGTGTTGACGATGTCCGCTCGGATGGCTGCTAGTACAGGTGATCTACAGTGGGAAGAGCGCTACAACATCAACGTCCCGCCCCTGGATGAAGCGATTGGTGCGGTCTTAAGTGAACTGCCTGAGGCTGAGCAAACGAATCCGGCTAAGACTAATGCTGCCAACCAGCGTCTGATCGAAATGGAAACGCAGGCCTTTGAACTCGTGCGGCAAGGACAGTCTGAGACTGCCCTAGATTTACTGCTCAGCCGTAAGTATAGGATGCAGAAGTTTATCTATAGCCAAGGTATCAATGGCACCCTGCAGACGGTACAGCAAAAGGTTGCAAATCAGCTAGGAGCCTACCAGCAACGTCTTGCTTGGTCTGTAACCTATGCGGTTTCGAGTTTGTTGCTGTTGGCTTTGACTTGGTACATCGTGCTGATGGCAGTACGCGGCTATATTCAAGAACGACGCCAGTCCCAAATTGATCTGGAAGCATCGCAGACGAACCTGCTGTCTCTCAACAGCACTCTAGAGGGTGAGGTTAAGCAGCGAGCCGCGCAAGAGCAAGCGATTCGAGAAGAAAGTGAGCTGTTGCAGATGGATGTGGGGCACATCTTAGACGTGGTATCTGCCCTAGAAGATGGCGATTTGACCGTCGAAGCAGAAGTGAATGAGCGCGCCACAGGTCTTGTGTCTGATACGCTCAACCGACTGATTGAATCTCTGAGTCGAGTGGTTTCTTCGGTTGTTACAACCGCAGAGCAGGTGACAGAGAGCGCCGAACAGCTTGAGGGTATTGCTGTTGAGACCGCAGAGCAGGCTCAGTTCCAGACCGCCTCGGTCCAGGACGTACAGTTGCTGATGGAAGCGGTGAACACACTGACCTCTGACTCGCTGGAGCAGGCGCTCGCAACCGGGCAAGCCGTGGAGAAAGCTAAGACTGCGGTGTTCACCGGTCAGCAGGGGATGGACGCTATGGTCGGTGGCATTGAAACCCTACAGGTCGGAACTGAGCAAATTGTGAAACGAACGCAGCTCTTGGGTGAGTTTGTGGATTTGGCAACTCAGTTCTCTAAAGACCAAAAGCGAGTGGCTTCGCTCACGCGAGTTCTCTCTCTGAACGCTTCTACCGTAGCGTCTCGTGCCCTTAAAGAAGAGGATCCAGAACAGTTTGCCAGCCTTGCCAATGAGTTTGACGTGATTGCTCGCCAAGTTAATGATTTGGCAACTGAAACCAATAATGGTTTGGTCCTTCTGCAGCAGCGCACCAATCAAATCCAGACGGTGTCTTCGGGCCTCAATTACGATGTTTCTGAGATTAGCGAACTGGTGCAGGCCTTTACGCAAGAGGTGGGCCAGGCCCGTCAAGCCTTTAGCAACATTCAGCAGGTGACCGATCAAGTAGAGCAGGTGGGTCAGCAGGTCAGTTTATCTAGTCAAGGCATGGTGAAGGTGACCCAGAATACTCTGGCTGCTACCCAAAAGATCGCAGAGATTGCCCAAGAAACGGATGCTAAAGCAGCCATCACTCGTGTGCAGGTCGAAGCTATGGGTAACGTGGCCCGCACATTGCTAGAGGTTGTGTCATTCTTCCAGGTTCAGGCAGAGGAATCGCCAGAGTCGGTTGCGGTGGCTTCCTCAGAAGAATCTGCTGCAGCTCCCATGACGGAAGAGCCAATTTCTGAATCACAGCAGCTTGTCTCCGCTTAG
- a CDS encoding response regulator: MTLEPSSFPSQTSVDAAEAQLQQELCAMFELDTQQHFQAYVEVVQRLDAQSWTADIQHIYRAVHTVKGGAVTVEAEAVLRAATVLEDLLSDLRYLDQAPPLEDGQLVRMLQEAGELLSSTLEVKGTGEDAIASIQPTLDRIQALHAQIKQRYIPDWNELTQVHQEFAEQGFDLVILDLEMAVNQLPVQGQISDAALQIAQQTLAQLTQIGDDLQLAEDWTALVNRSHELAQHPDSAVWKYVWPLYFAALKDCAKHSGHYALEQLADLSVMAANLPAVASLETPAASEAEIELVSSDVDLIADFPDDLTDIDLPDLELSSLDETLFAESDAGLGGTLSDDVFSTAFTDDLGAEDLDLAALEEDEAAIHQLVDADPEDPELTFDSGDVQGLFPTPVAEAGLFPTTLAPANVPAKADAPESSVTAEGADAELRRRIKIPVPLERLDQSAQQVVETLLTTRSTLTVSQSLEFQVSQLAALTQESSQYITRLRQLQDDYALLRSLSHEQDPTNGTSVEQYRQGYTTINRLLENILRMSELSREIEGMSHQAVAGMGQLDRDMLCLKDEIESSRLVPFKNLTLRAKAIVRDLSNRYDKPAQLVIHGEQLELDAGVIQQIEPALLHLLRNAYDHGLESVEERMGKGKPVEGVIQLVLQRRGNLYRLTIQDDGRGIDAAAIHQKAQEKGFPLTETQTSADLLAVLCQPGFSSRNVADDVSGRGVGMDVVAGQIANMGGRLSLNSRPGEGSTFTIEVPAPQLLVPCVLLQVGKRTVAIPTEEIRETVLASSIQVRANAEPDALCPWTVETARGEAPGFGLAAYWQQSQTELSETAVCLRIRQNFDRLSDGSEMWLIADELLGQEALLINPIPSPLVVPAGLLGVSLRSDGRLISVIDPIALIEAIETETQTQPKIQPQQPIVPAAQPEDSTAPTLLIVDDAALMRRRLEGSLRTYGFVIQACVDGLEALQWLQSHPAPALLITDIEMPNMDGFTLVDRCRAQGLEMPILVISSRISEEWGREAQRLGANAYLNKGFATPELLQQVNQLLEAKQPQAIS, from the coding sequence ATGACACTCGAACCTTCATCTTTTCCTTCTCAGACTTCTGTTGATGCAGCGGAAGCACAGCTACAGCAAGAATTGTGTGCCATGTTTGAACTGGACACACAGCAGCACTTTCAGGCTTATGTTGAGGTGGTTCAGCGCCTCGATGCTCAGTCTTGGACTGCCGATATTCAGCACATTTATCGCGCCGTCCATACTGTTAAGGGCGGGGCCGTAACGGTGGAAGCTGAGGCGGTTCTCAGAGCTGCTACTGTCCTTGAGGATTTACTCTCTGACCTTCGCTATCTGGATCAAGCGCCGCCCCTAGAGGACGGACAGCTTGTGCGGATGCTGCAGGAAGCTGGGGAATTACTCAGCAGTACGCTGGAGGTAAAGGGAACTGGGGAAGATGCGATCGCATCTATTCAGCCCACCCTTGATCGCATCCAGGCGCTGCATGCTCAGATCAAGCAGCGCTATATCCCAGACTGGAACGAACTGACCCAGGTCCACCAAGAATTCGCAGAACAGGGCTTTGACCTCGTAATCCTAGATCTTGAGATGGCGGTCAATCAGCTCCCGGTTCAGGGACAGATCTCAGATGCAGCCCTACAGATAGCTCAGCAGACCCTAGCGCAGCTCACCCAAATCGGGGATGACCTCCAGTTGGCTGAAGACTGGACTGCCCTCGTTAACCGGAGCCACGAACTGGCCCAGCACCCCGACAGTGCCGTCTGGAAATATGTCTGGCCGCTTTATTTCGCCGCCCTAAAAGACTGTGCCAAGCACAGTGGTCACTATGCGCTTGAACAGCTAGCCGATCTTAGCGTAATGGCTGCGAATCTCCCTGCGGTTGCGAGTCTAGAAACGCCAGCTGCTTCAGAGGCAGAAATAGAGTTGGTCTCTAGTGATGTGGATCTCATTGCCGACTTCCCTGACGACCTAACTGATATAGATTTGCCGGATCTAGAGCTGTCTAGCCTAGATGAAACTTTGTTCGCAGAGAGCGATGCTGGACTCGGTGGTACCCTCAGTGATGATGTGTTCTCCACAGCGTTCACCGACGACCTTGGGGCCGAAGATCTAGACCTTGCTGCTCTCGAAGAGGATGAGGCCGCTATTCATCAACTCGTCGATGCAGATCCTGAAGATCCAGAGCTAACCTTCGACTCAGGTGACGTTCAGGGACTCTTTCCTACACCCGTTGCTGAGGCTGGCCTCTTCCCCACGACCCTGGCACCCGCAAATGTGCCCGCAAAGGCTGATGCTCCTGAGTCCAGTGTCACCGCCGAGGGTGCCGACGCTGAACTTAGGCGTCGGATTAAAATTCCAGTGCCGCTAGAGCGACTAGATCAATCTGCCCAGCAGGTTGTTGAGACGCTCCTGACCACTCGGTCCACGCTCACCGTCTCCCAATCGCTAGAATTCCAAGTCTCGCAGCTGGCGGCATTGACTCAAGAAAGCTCGCAATATATTACCCGCCTCCGTCAGCTCCAAGATGACTACGCGTTGCTGCGGAGCCTAAGCCATGAACAAGACCCCACTAACGGTACCTCTGTTGAGCAATATCGTCAGGGGTATACAACGATCAATCGCCTGCTGGAAAACATTCTGCGGATGTCGGAGCTGAGCAGAGAAATTGAAGGCATGTCACACCAAGCGGTGGCGGGCATGGGACAGCTCGACCGGGACATGCTGTGCCTCAAGGATGAGATTGAATCTAGCCGTCTAGTCCCGTTCAAAAATCTGACGCTGCGGGCTAAAGCCATTGTGCGAGATCTCAGCAATCGCTACGATAAACCGGCTCAACTGGTGATTCATGGTGAACAGCTAGAGCTGGATGCCGGTGTGATTCAGCAGATCGAGCCAGCCCTACTGCACCTGTTGCGCAATGCCTACGACCATGGTCTCGAATCTGTAGAAGAACGAATGGGCAAGGGTAAGCCTGTGGAGGGCGTGATCCAGCTTGTGCTGCAGCGCCGAGGTAATCTTTATCGTCTGACAATTCAAGATGATGGCCGAGGGATTGATGCTGCTGCCATTCACCAGAAAGCGCAAGAGAAAGGCTTCCCGCTCACCGAGACTCAAACCTCTGCTGATTTGTTGGCCGTGCTCTGTCAGCCGGGCTTCAGCTCTCGCAACGTTGCCGATGATGTCTCCGGTCGGGGCGTGGGTATGGATGTGGTGGCTGGACAAATCGCCAATATGGGCGGACGACTGAGCCTCAATTCACGCCCAGGTGAGGGATCAACGTTTACGATTGAAGTACCTGCGCCCCAGCTATTGGTGCCCTGTGTGCTGCTCCAGGTGGGTAAGCGAACCGTCGCAATTCCCACGGAAGAAATTCGTGAAACAGTCTTGGCTAGCTCGATTCAGGTGCGTGCCAATGCAGAACCTGATGCTCTCTGTCCTTGGACGGTGGAAACGGCTCGGGGAGAAGCCCCCGGCTTTGGTTTAGCCGCCTATTGGCAGCAGTCTCAGACAGAGCTATCTGAAACCGCAGTGTGTTTACGGATTCGCCAGAATTTCGATCGCCTATCTGATGGTTCAGAAATGTGGTTGATTGCCGATGAACTGCTGGGGCAAGAAGCCCTGCTTATTAACCCGATTCCGAGTCCACTAGTGGTACCGGCTGGTTTGTTAGGGGTGAGCCTACGCTCTGATGGCAGGCTGATTTCGGTGATTGACCCCATCGCGCTGATAGAAGCGATTGAGACAGAGACACAGACTCAGCCAAAGATTCAGCCTCAGCAGCCTATAGTTCCTGCCGCTCAACCAGAAGATTCAACGGCTCCTACCCTCCTGATTGTGGATGATGCAGCTTTAATGCGTCGTCGTCTTGAGGGAAGTTTGCGTACCTATGGATTCGTCATACAGGCCTGCGTTGATGGTCTAGAGGCGCTCCAGTGGCTCCAGTCTCATCCGGCTCCAGCTCTGCTGATTACAGATATCGAAATGCCTAACATGGACGGGTTTACGCTTGTAGATCGCTGTCGGGCGCAGGGCTTGGAAATGCCAATCCTGGTGATTTCTTCTCGGATCTCAGAGGAATGGGGGCGAGAGGCCCAGCGATTAGGAGCCAACGCCTATCTCAATAAAGGGTTTGCCACCCCAGAGCTGCTTCAGCAGGTGAACCAACTCTTAGAGGCAAAGCAACCGCAGGCGATCTCCTGA